In Roseibium algicola, the DNA window TGATGAGGCCTGTTGAGCCGAACAGGACACGGAAGGCGAAGGCACGCAGGATCTCATTGACCCAGAAAGGCACGATCAGGCCGATGACCATCATCCGCGCCGCCACGCCAGTGGCCGAATGAGCGAGAATGAAGGCGATCGGGTAGCAAAGCAGAATGTCGATACAGGTGACGAACACCGCCGCGATCAGGGTCTTGAACAGGATACCGATATCGAGCGTGTTGACCGTGCCGTCATTGCCTTGGAAAAAATATGAGTAGTTTTCAAGAGTGTAGACATCTTGCGGTCCACCGACATCAGCTGCCGGCAGGTTGAACCGGAAGGAATAGTCGAGCATTGCCACCTGCGGCAGCGTGATCAGGCAGATGACCCAGAACAGGACCGCCACGGCGACGAACGATGCAGCGCCAAGACCATGTTTGCCGGAAATTTCCCTGAATACGTTTTGAAGCGCTTTCATCCTCACGCTCCCGCAAGTGCGCCATGCGGCAGGACAATTGCCTGCTCAGGCGTGAAGCCGAGCGATACAGCACCACCGGAGAGATTGTCCGGCGCTCCGCCAAGGTTGACCCGGGTGAGCCGAAGCTGGACACCGTTCGCTTCCAGGAACATCTGCCGCGAATTGCCTTCGAACTCTTCCTTCACCCAGTTTGCTGTCAGGCTGTTGGTGGCGCCATCACCAAGGCTCAGTTGCTCAGGCCGAATGAACAGGATGCAGTCTTCGCCCGCCTTGTATTGGCGCCCGCCTGCTGCCCTTCCCTGCAGGCGGCCGAGTGGCGTTTCAACGGAAACCAACGCTTCCGACTGCTGGGCAACCTTGCCTTCGATGGCATTGGTCTCGCCCACGAATGAGGCGACAAACGAAGTCTTCGGCCGATTGTAGATGGTTTCAGGCGGGTCGACCTGCTCGATAACGCCGGAGTTCATGACCGCGACACGGTCCGACATCGTCAGGGCCTCACCCTGATCGTGGGTGATATAGATGAAGGTCAGTCCGACGCGCTGCTGGATCGCGCGCAATTCGGTGCGCATGTGATGGCGCAGCTTCAGATCGAGCGCGGACAGCGGCTCATCAAGAAGCAGAATATCCGGCTCGACCGCCAGCGCACGGGCAATCGCCACGCGCTGTCGCTGACCGCCGGAAAGTTCGTGCACCTTTTTGTCGCCGACACCGGGAAGCGCGATCATGTCCAGAAGTTCGTCTGCCCGCTTGCGCCGGTCCTTGCGGCCGATGCCCCGGACCTCCAGCGGAAAGGCGATGTTGTCGGCAACGCTCATCAGCGGAAAGAGAGCAAGGTTCTGGAAGATCAGCGCCGTCGGGCGCTTGTTCGGGCCAATGCCCTTCATGTCCTGCCCGCCGATCAGCACCCTGCCTTCGGACGGGTCGGAGAAGCCGGAAATACACCGCAGCAAGGTGGTCTTGCCGCAGCCGGACGGCCCCAGGAAGGAGAAGAACTCACCGCCCTTGATGACGAGATGTGCATTGTCGACCGCGGTATAGGCCCCAAAACGAATGGAAACGTGATCCAGAACAATATCTTTTGTGGCCATGGCGCTCTCAGAAGGACGGCGGGAAAGGGAGACGGAAAAAGGGTGGCCGGGCGCCGGACGCATTGCGCCCGGCACCCGCCATTGAGAAAGCCGGAGAGGCCTTAAGCGGACAGGAACTTGTTGGTGTATTCGGTCCGCTTTTCCGAGTACCAGGGGGCTTCCGCCGGCCAGGCGTTCAGGTTGTCCAGCGCCTCGCCCGGATAAGCATCGGCAAAGTTCTTGGCATAGATTTCGCCGCCAAATTCGGCCGCGCCGATTACCGGTGAATTGTAGCCGTGGGTCTTGATTGCTTCGCCGGCGAGCTTGGCGTCATAAGCCGTCTCGATGAAGGCGTAGATCTGGTCGATGTTCTTCGCACCGGTCGGCATGGCTAGCCCATCAACCCAGGCCATCGCACCTTCCTTCGGCGCCCGGTACATGACCGGCTCACCAGCCGTTTTCAGGGCAAGCGGAGGTCCGTCCCAGGTCTGGCCGACGATCACGCCTTCGTTTAGGAGACCGTTCTTCTGGGTATCCGCATCGTTCCAGATCAGCTTGATGTTCGGCTTCTTGGCGATGGCGGCCTCAACGACCTTGGTCCAGACCTCGTCCATCTTTTCCGGGCTCTCGTAAGCAGCCCACATGGAACCCGGCTCCAGTTCGCCGCGACCTTCAAGGCCGAGACCGAGGCCAAGCAGCATGGAATGTCCACGCCCCATTGTCTTGCCGGCGTTGGCTTCATCCCAGACATCGTAATAGCTCGGGAATTCGCCTCCGGGAACAAAGGCGTCCGTCCGCCAGGCAATGCCTTCAGTGCCCCAGATATGCGGCAGCCAGAAGACGCCCTTGCCGTCGAAGTTCCAGTGGGTTTCGCCAAGCGCCATGGAGGGGTTGACCTTGTCGAGCGCGACCTTCGACATGTCGAACGGCTGCAACAGGCCAAGTTCTGCCCACAGAAGGTTGCGGTTCACGGTCGGTGAAACGATGTCGAAGCCTTCGCCGTTGGTGGCCTTCAGCTTGTTGATGATCTCTTCATTGGAACCGATGCCGGTGAAGTTGATCTTGATGCCGGTCTTGTCCGTGAAGCCGTTGACGAAGCTTTCCGGCAGATAGTCCGACCACATCATGATGTTGATTTCACCGGACGAGGCCAGCACGCTGGAGCTGACGATTGCCGGCATGGACAGCCCTGCGCCTGCCGCGGCTGCGGTTTTCAGGAAATCGCGCCGCGTTGCGGATGCTCCCTTTTTAAAACTGATCATGACTTCCCCTTCACTGTTGGTCTCACCAAACTGTTCCTCGTTCTGGCGCGTTACAGGCCGCATTTTTTTGGAAAGGGTCGCATTGCCCGGACGATCCTGCGCCGCGTTGCAAGAAAGGATATTGCGGTGCAATATTCACCCTTAGAGCCAGAGAGTGAAAACTATGGAGCCAGAGGAATTGCCGGGCTTTGCAGGTTCGGGAAACAACTTCAAACTGCCGCCCTCGGGCCAACCGAATTCAGGGACGACCAAAAAGTTCAAATGCTTGCGACCTATTTCGACACGCCCTTCGATCCGGGCAGACGATTGCAGCACCAGATTCAGGAACGGCTTATCGAGGCCATTCTGGACGGCGTGTGGCCCCTGCACGAACCGCTGCCGGCAACCCGTGTCTTTTCCAGCGAGATAAAGGTTTCCAGAAACACGGTCGCCATCGTCTATGAGAGACTGGTTGAGGACGGTTATCTGAAGTCGGTCAGCCGGCGCGGGTATTTCATCAACGAACGGCACATCCGCGAACAGCTCAACATCCGGGTGGATGATCACGCCAAGGACATCCTGCCCACTGCGGAGCACCCGTTCAATCCGCAAGCCTTTCTGACCTACAGCTACGCGGCCCAGGAAAACATTTCAAAACCGGCCGACTGGCAGTCCTATCCCTACCCTTTCATCTATGGCCAACTTGCTCCGGACAAGACATCCGTCGCGCGCTGGCGCGATTGTGTCCGGTTGGCAGGCACTGCCCAGCACGCCCCGACCTGGATCGGCGATCTGGTCGATCAGGACGACCCGATGCTGGTCAACCAGATCATCCGCCGGATGCTGCCGCAAAGGGGCTTCCGGGCAGAGCCGGACGAGATTCTGGTAACCGTCGGCGCCCAGAATGCCCTCTTCCTGGTGGCACAGCTCTTTTGCCGGCCCGGGGTCAGGACGGACATGGAAGAGCCCGGCTATGTGGACACCCGCAACATCTTCCAATCCTTTGGGGCAGAGCTGAAGTATCACCCGGTCGATTCAAACGGCATGCGGGTTGGAGACGAGCTGAAGGGTGCACGACTTGTTTACGTGACACCTGGCCATCAGTCCCCAACCAACGTCACCATGTCGATGGAGCGGCGTCTGCGGCTGCTGGCCCATGCTGAAACACATGATTTCATCGTCCTGGAAGACGACTATGAGCATGAGCTGAATTTCATCGGCGCACAGAAACCGTCCTTGCGCAGTTTCGACCGCACCGGACGTGTCATCCACGTTGCCAGTCTTTCCAAGGCCCTGTTTCCGGGATTGCGGCTCGGTTTCATCGCTGCGGACAGGCGCATTATCAGAGAGCTTCGGGCACTCAGACGCTTGATGTATCGGCACCCCTCAGCGCTCGACCAGCGGGCGATGGCGATCTTTCTGTCCGAGGGCCATTACGATTCCCATATCAGACGTCAGCGAAAGGTGCTGTCGCAGAAATGGAAGAAGATCTTCAGGCTCATCGAAACGCATTTGCCGACCTGCCAGGCAACGGTCACGACGGGTGGGTCAGGCGTGTGGATCAGGCTACCGGAGAGTATCCGCGCTGCGGAACTGCAATCGAGAGCCGCGCGGCAAGGTCTGCTGATCGAGGCAGGAGACGACCGGTATTTCTCCCCGAATAGTCCTCGAAACCGGATCCGCCTGGGCTTCGGTGCAATTGCTGAAGAAAAGATGGAGCCGGGAATCAAGCTGCTCGGACAACTTCTAGCGGACAGCAGGTAGCGACCCCGGCTCAAAGCCGGGATACCCCGCGACCGGCAGCTTACAGCTCTGCCTTGCCCAAGACCTTCTGGAGGACATCGATCATCATCGAGAGATCTTCTTCCGATGTAGTGAGTGCCGGGGCGAAGATCAGCGCATCGCCGGTTGCTTTGACATGCAGGCCTTCGTCGAACAGCTTCCGCTGCACCAGAGATCCCTTTGCTCCGGGCGTTTCGCCCGGTGTCAGCTGAATACCGGACATCATGCCGTGACCACGCAAATCGTGGACATGTGGCAGATTGCGAAGGCTGAAAACACCATCGAGGAAAGTGGAGGAGAGGCTTGCCGCCCGCTCGAAAAGACCTTCGGTCTTGTAGATGCCAAGTGTTGCCAAAGCTGCGGCGCAGGCAACCGGGTGGGCGGAATAGGTGTAACCGTGCATGAGTTCCGGCCGATCTGCGGTGATGGAATCAATGACGGCCTTCTGGATTTCCGTCTTTACCGCGACAGCGCTCATGGGGATCGCGCCGTTGGTAATCGCCTTCGCCATCGTCATGACATCCGGTGTGACACCGAATTCCTGTGCCGCGAAGGCTGAGCCCGTCCGGCCAAAACCTGTGATGACTTCGTCAAACACGAGCAGAATGCCGTATTTATCGGCGATCTCGCGCAGCTTCTGCAAGTACCCGACGGGCGGCACGATAGTGCCGATAGAACCCGCAATCGGCTCGACGAAGACCGCGGCGATGGTCTCGCCACCGTAGGTCTTGCAGATCTCTTCCAGATCTTCGGCAATCCACGCTCCGTCTTGCGGTTGCCCCCTCGTGAAGCGCTGATCCTCGTTCCAGGTGTGGCGCATATGGACGACGTCACAGGTAACGCCGGAAAAGTCCCGCCGGTTGTTGACCATGCCCGCCAGCGACGTGCCGCCAAGGTTGACCCCGTGATAGGCCCAGGCCCGCGAAACAAAACGGGTGCGCTGAGGCTCGCCTTTGGCCTTGTGATAGGCAAGGCAGATCTTGATGGCGGAATCGACGGCTTCAGACCCGGAAGACCCGAAAAAGATGCGGTCGAGACCTTCCGGCAGAATTCCGCTGAGCGCTTCGGCAAGTTCGAAGGAAATCGGCGCCGCGCGCTGGAAGTGCGGGGAATAATCCAGAACCTGAAGCTGCTTGTAGACGGCTTCGGCAATCTCCTTGCGGCCATGCCCCGCTGCACAGGTGAACAGGCCTGAAGATCCGTCCAGGATTTCCCGCCCCTCGGGCGTCCAATACCGCACGCCCTCCGCCCGCGCGAACATCTGCGGTTCCTTGTGGAAGAGACGGTTGTTGGTGAACGGAAGCCAGTGGTGATCCATGTTGATCGGCATCTGGGTCATGGCGCAGGGTCCTTCAGATCGGAGCATTCCCATCACTCCTAGGACCAGTCGCAAACCCGCCGTAGAGCCAGCGCTTGAATTCATAGGAGCCAGAGGCCCAAAGCCCGCTTTTGGCGTTGTGCTGGCGAGGTAGCTGCCTATGGTCCGGTCAAGCGACTGTTTCAGATACTTCGGAAAGGCAGGCTCATGAGCGGCACAATCCTCATTACCGGAACGACCTCCGGCTTCGGTCAGGCGATGGCCCGGCTGTTCGTGCAAAACGGATGGAAGGTTATCGGTACCGGCCGGCGCGCGGATCGGCTGGAAAAGCTGAAGACGGATCTCGGCGAGGCATTTCACGCGCTTGTCTTCGACATCATGGACGAAGCTGCAACAACTGCGGCCCTCGCCAGCCTTCCGGAGGACTTTCAGGAGATCGACATCCTCGTCAACAATGCCGGCCTTGCCCTCGGCACGGCTTCGGCACCGGCGACGAAACTCTCCGACTGGAAGACCATGATCGATACCAACATCACCGGTCTCGTCACCATCACCGACCAGCTTCTGCCGAAACTGATCGAGCGCAAGGGCATGGTCGTGAACATCTCCTCCATTGCTGCCAACTGGCCCTATCCGGGCGGAAACGTCTATGCGGGAACCAAGGCGTTCCTGCGCCAGTTCTCGCTTGGCCTGCGGTCGGATCTTCACGGCAAGGGGGTGCGGGTTACCTCCATCGAACCGGGCCTATGCGAAAGCGAATTCACGCTGGTGCGAACCGGTGGCAACCAGGAAAGCTACGATGCTCTATATGGCGGCGCCAACGCGATCCAGCCGGAAGATATCGCCAGCACGGTCTATTGGGTCGCGACACAGCCCCCGCATCTCAACATCAACTCGCTGGAACTGATGCCCGTCAGCCAGTCCTGGGCCGGCTGGCAGATCGCCAGAGAGGGCTGAGGTAAACCTGTGGCGGCGCTGCTCGTCCACGGACAAAGCGGATTTCTATCAATCTGTCCACATGCGCCTGGGCATCCCTGCGATGGCAGGGATCCAGTAATCGCATGAAGTCGCATCTGCCCCTCACCAGCCACATAGAATACTGGATCCCGGTCTTGACGCTGACGCGACAAACCGGGACGACAAGCAGGAGATGCCGCGCGTCCCTTCCTCAAAAACGTCAACGGCCGAACGCTTCTCCGCGTCCGGCCGTGACTGTTCATACAAGATCCCGAACGATCAGGCCTTGGTCACCTTCTGGGTCTGGCTGCCCAGCTTGTCGATGCCAAGCGTCATGACTTCACCGCCCTTCAGGTAGACCGGCGGCTTCTGCCCCATGCCAACACCCGGAGGCGTGCCGGTGGAGATGACGTCGCCAGGCTGCAGGCTCATGAAGCGGCTGAGATAGGAGATCAGGAACGGTACCCGGTAGACCATCGTCTTGGTGGAGCCGTTCTGGTAGCGCTTGCCGTCCACTTCCAGCCACATGCCGAGATCATCAAAGTCGCCGACTTCATCCGGCGTTACCAGCCAGGGGCCGATCGGGCCGAAGGTATCGCAACCCTTGCCCTTGTCCCAGGTGCCGGACCGTTCGATCTGGAATTCGCGTTCGGAGACATCGTTGATCACGCAGAAACCGGCGACATGGCTCATCGCATCGGCTTCCTCGATATAGGCACCGCCCTTGCCGATAACGACGCCGAGTTCAACTTCCCAGTCGGTTTTCTGCGAGCCGCGCGGGATCTTGACGTCGTCGTCCGGACCGACAATGGCCGAGGTCCACTTGTTGAAGACCACCGGTTCCGGCGGCACATCCATGCCGGATTCGGCAGCGTGGTCGGCATAGTTGAGGCCGATACAGATGAACTTGCCGATATTGCCGACGCAAGGCCCGACGCGCAGATCCTGCTGTGGAGCGCCCTCCACCAGTGGCAGCGAAGCGACGTCGAGCCCCTGCAGGCGTTGAATGCTTTCAGGCAGGAGAGCATCGCCGGCGATATCCGCGACAACGGAAGAAAGATCACGAACGCGGTTGTCGGCATCGAGAACACCGGGTTTTTCCTGTCCCGGAGCGCCAAATCTCAGCAATTTCATAAAGGATCGTCCTTGAGTGGTTGGAGCCCGGCTGCGCGTGCAACCGGGCTCGATGGGGTTGGTTACGACAAAATCGATCAGTCGTACAAGACAGCAGCGATCTTCGGATCGTCAATGTTGGATTTGTCGTAGTAGTAGAAGCCGGTGTCGATATGCGCCGGAACTTCCTTGCCCTGCGATGCTTCGAGAGCTGCTTTCACGGTCTCGTAGCCGATGCCGACCGGGTTCTGGGTGATCGCACCGGCCATGACGCCGTTGCGGATCGCATCCTTCTGGGCCTTGCCACTGTCGTAGCCGATGATGACCACATCGGTCTTGCCCATTTCAGAGACACCGTTGACCACACCAAGGGCAGACCCTTCGTTGGCACCGAAGATGCCCTTCAGATCCGGATTGGCTGTCAGGATGGCCTTGGTGAGTTCTGTCGACTTCAGATGGTCACCGCCGCCATATTGAACGGTGACGACTTCGATATCCGGATGATTTGCCTTCATCTGGTTGACGAAACCGTCGACACGGTCGATGCCGGTCCGGCTGGTCTGGTCATGTGCCACAACGGCAACCTGGCCAGCTCCGCCGATCAGCTCTGCCATCTTGTCGGCAGCCAGTGCTGCTGCAGCAATGTTGTCGGTTGAAGCCGTCGACACCGGAATATCGCTGTCGACACCACTGTCGAACGCGATGACCGGGATGCCCTTTTCCTGAGCCTGCTTCAGAAGCGGAATGGCGGCCTGACTGTCGAGAGCGGCAAAGCCGATTGCCGTCGGGTTCTTGGCAAGGGCAGCGGCCAGCATGTCGATCTGGCGGTCGACCATGGTCTCGTTGTCCGGGCCTTCAAAGGTGATGGTGACACCCAGCTCCGAGGCGGCCTGATCGGCTCCAGCCTTCACGGCCTGCCAGAACTGGTGCTGGAAACCCTTGGAGATGAGCGGAATG includes these proteins:
- a CDS encoding PLP-dependent aminotransferase family protein, with the translated sequence MLATYFDTPFDPGRRLQHQIQERLIEAILDGVWPLHEPLPATRVFSSEIKVSRNTVAIVYERLVEDGYLKSVSRRGYFINERHIREQLNIRVDDHAKDILPTAEHPFNPQAFLTYSYAAQENISKPADWQSYPYPFIYGQLAPDKTSVARWRDCVRLAGTAQHAPTWIGDLVDQDDPMLVNQIIRRMLPQRGFRAEPDEILVTVGAQNALFLVAQLFCRPGVRTDMEEPGYVDTRNIFQSFGAELKYHPVDSNGMRVGDELKGARLVYVTPGHQSPTNVTMSMERRLRLLAHAETHDFIVLEDDYEHELNFIGAQKPSLRSFDRTGRVIHVASLSKALFPGLRLGFIAADRRIIRELRALRRLMYRHPSALDQRAMAIFLSEGHYDSHIRRQRKVLSQKWKKIFRLIETHLPTCQATVTTGGSGVWIRLPESIRAAELQSRAARQGLLIEAGDDRYFSPNSPRNRIRLGFGAIAEEKMEPGIKLLGQLLADSR
- a CDS encoding fumarylacetoacetate hydrolase family protein yields the protein MKLLRFGAPGQEKPGVLDADNRVRDLSSVVADIAGDALLPESIQRLQGLDVASLPLVEGAPQQDLRVGPCVGNIGKFICIGLNYADHAAESGMDVPPEPVVFNKWTSAIVGPDDDVKIPRGSQKTDWEVELGVVIGKGGAYIEEADAMSHVAGFCVINDVSEREFQIERSGTWDKGKGCDTFGPIGPWLVTPDEVGDFDDLGMWLEVDGKRYQNGSTKTMVYRVPFLISYLSRFMSLQPGDVISTGTPPGVGMGQKPPVYLKGGEVMTLGIDKLGSQTQKVTKA
- a CDS encoding ABC transporter substrate-binding protein, which translates into the protein MISFKKGASATRRDFLKTAAAAGAGLSMPAIVSSSVLASSGEINIMMWSDYLPESFVNGFTDKTGIKINFTGIGSNEEIINKLKATNGEGFDIVSPTVNRNLLWAELGLLQPFDMSKVALDKVNPSMALGETHWNFDGKGVFWLPHIWGTEGIAWRTDAFVPGGEFPSYYDVWDEANAGKTMGRGHSMLLGLGLGLEGRGELEPGSMWAAYESPEKMDEVWTKVVEAAIAKKPNIKLIWNDADTQKNGLLNEGVIVGQTWDGPPLALKTAGEPVMYRAPKEGAMAWVDGLAMPTGAKNIDQIYAFIETAYDAKLAGEAIKTHGYNSPVIGAAEFGGEIYAKNFADAYPGEALDNLNAWPAEAPWYSEKRTEYTNKFLSA
- a CDS encoding SDR family NAD(P)-dependent oxidoreductase, which gives rise to MSGTILITGTTSGFGQAMARLFVQNGWKVIGTGRRADRLEKLKTDLGEAFHALVFDIMDEAATTAALASLPEDFQEIDILVNNAGLALGTASAPATKLSDWKTMIDTNITGLVTITDQLLPKLIERKGMVVNISSIAANWPYPGGNVYAGTKAFLRQFSLGLRSDLHGKGVRVTSIEPGLCESEFTLVRTGGNQESYDALYGGANAIQPEDIASTVYWVATQPPHLNINSLELMPVSQSWAGWQIAREG
- a CDS encoding aminotransferase class III-fold pyridoxal phosphate-dependent enzyme — protein: MLRSEGPCAMTQMPINMDHHWLPFTNNRLFHKEPQMFARAEGVRYWTPEGREILDGSSGLFTCAAGHGRKEIAEAVYKQLQVLDYSPHFQRAAPISFELAEALSGILPEGLDRIFFGSSGSEAVDSAIKICLAYHKAKGEPQRTRFVSRAWAYHGVNLGGTSLAGMVNNRRDFSGVTCDVVHMRHTWNEDQRFTRGQPQDGAWIAEDLEEICKTYGGETIAAVFVEPIAGSIGTIVPPVGYLQKLREIADKYGILLVFDEVITGFGRTGSAFAAQEFGVTPDVMTMAKAITNGAIPMSAVAVKTEIQKAVIDSITADRPELMHGYTYSAHPVACAAALATLGIYKTEGLFERAASLSSTFLDGVFSLRNLPHVHDLRGHGMMSGIQLTPGETPGAKGSLVQRKLFDEGLHVKATGDALIFAPALTTSEEDLSMMIDVLQKVLGKAEL
- a CDS encoding ABC transporter substrate-binding protein: MLNRRTLIGAASAAALMLSGNFAFAQETYIPLISKGFQHQFWQAVKAGADQAASELGVTITFEGPDNETMVDRQIDMLAAALAKNPTAIGFAALDSQAAIPLLKQAQEKGIPVIAFDSGVDSDIPVSTASTDNIAAAALAADKMAELIGGAGQVAVVAHDQTSRTGIDRVDGFVNQMKANHPDIEVVTVQYGGGDHLKSTELTKAILTANPDLKGIFGANEGSALGVVNGVSEMGKTDVVIIGYDSGKAQKDAIRNGVMAGAITQNPVGIGYETVKAALEASQGKEVPAHIDTGFYYYDKSNIDDPKIAAVLYD
- a CDS encoding ABC transporter ATP-binding protein, whose translation is MATKDIVLDHVSIRFGAYTAVDNAHLVIKGGEFFSFLGPSGCGKTTLLRCISGFSDPSEGRVLIGGQDMKGIGPNKRPTALIFQNLALFPLMSVADNIAFPLEVRGIGRKDRRKRADELLDMIALPGVGDKKVHELSGGQRQRVAIARALAVEPDILLLDEPLSALDLKLRHHMRTELRAIQQRVGLTFIYITHDQGEALTMSDRVAVMNSGVIEQVDPPETIYNRPKTSFVASFVGETNAIEGKVAQQSEALVSVETPLGRLQGRAAGGRQYKAGEDCILFIRPEQLSLGDGATNSLTANWVKEEFEGNSRQMFLEANGVQLRLTRVNLGGAPDNLSGGAVSLGFTPEQAIVLPHGALAGA